A single window of Silurus meridionalis isolate SWU-2019-XX chromosome 11, ASM1480568v1, whole genome shotgun sequence DNA harbors:
- the purg gene encoding purine-rich element-binding protein gamma has product MADGNAREMDRGRGRITGDSGFPRGGYAQQQYGPAAAATTAAAPPGPDIQELASKRVDIQKKRFYLDVKQSARGRFLKIAEVWVGRGRHDSVRKSKLTLSMAMAPDLRYCLGDFIDYYAHVGLRGSQVPRPEEPSDAPRRRPPPEHHHAAPASPGGGSAASDDHAHRVLKSEAIEGDNRKYYLDLKENQRGRFLRIRQTVSRGQGVVGYYGQAVEQTIVLPAQGLIEFRDALSQLIEDYGDDREANGRSGRGERDRDAACAELPEAASFRVDNKRFYFDVGSNRYGVFLKISEVRQPYRNTITVPLKAWARFGENFIRYEEEMRRLFTCRKEKRTEAQADSEERDD; this is encoded by the coding sequence ATGGCCGATGGTAACGCGAGAGAGATGGATCGGGGGAGAGGCAGGATCACGGGCGACTCGGGGTTCCCGAGAGGCGGCTATGCGCAGCAGCAGTACGGCCCGGCTGCAGCCGCCACCACCGCCGCCGCGCCGCCTGGTCCCGACATACAGGAGCTCGCTTCGAAGCGCGTCGACATCCAGAAGAAGCGCTTCTACCTGGACGTGAAGCAGAGCGCGCGGGGCCGCTTCCTGAAGATCGCGGAGGTGTGGGTCGGCCGCGGGCGGCACGACAGCGTGCGAAAGAGCAAGCTCACGCTGTCCATGGCCATGGCTCCGGACCTCAGGTACTGCCTGGGGGATTTCATCGACTACTACGCGCACGTAGGCCTGCGCGGCAGCCAGGTGCCGCGGCCCGAGGAGCCGAGCGACGCGCCGCGCCGGCGGCCGCCGCCGGAGCACCATCACGCCGCGCCCGCGTCGCCCGGCGGCGGCTCGGCGGCGTCCGACGACCATGCGCACCGCGTGCTGAAGAGCGAGGCGATCGAGGGCGACAACCGGAAGTATTATTTGGATCTGAAGGAGAACCAGCGCGGCCGCTTTTTGCGCATCCGCCAGACCGTGAGCAGGGGCCAGGGCGTAGTGGGGTACTACGGCCAGGCCGTGGAGCAGACTATCGTGCTGCCCGCGCAGGGCTTAATCGAGTTCCGGGACGCGCTCTCGCAGCTCATCGAGGACTACGGCGACGACCGGGAGGCCAACGGCCGGAGCGGGAGGGGGGAGCGCGACCGGGATGCGGCGTGCGCCGAGCTCCCCGAGGCGGCCTCCTTCCGCGTCGACAACAAGCGCTTCTACTTCGACGTGGGCTCCAATCGGTACGGCGTGTTCCTCAAAATCAGCGAGGTGCGCCAGCCGTATCGGAACACCATCACGGTGCCGCTGAAAGCCTGGGCCCGCTTTGGGGAGAACTTCATCAGGTACGAAGAGGAGATGAGGCGCCTGTTCACCTGCCGCAAGGAGAAGAGGACAGAGGCGCAGGCGGACAGCGAGGAGCGCGACGATTGA